Proteins encoded within one genomic window of Bacillus thuringiensis:
- the metC gene encoding cystathionine beta-lyase, which yields MSYSIDTLLLHNQYKHDQQTGAVNVPIYNTSTFHQFDVDTFGKYDYSRSGNPTREALEDIITLLEGGTKGFAFASGIAAISTAFLLLSQGDHVLISEDVYGGTYRMITEVLSRYGVSHTFVDMTNLEEVKHNIKQNTKLFYVETPSNPLLKVTDIRAVSKLAKSIGALTFVDNTFLTPLFQKPLELGADVVLHSATKFIAGHSDVTAGLAVVKDSELAQKIGFLQNAFGAILGPQDCSLVLRGLKTLHVRLEHSATNANKIAHYLQEHAKVQNVYYPGLQTHLGFDIQQSQATSAGAVLSFTLQSEDALRQFLSKVKLPVFAVSLGAVESILSYPAKMSHAALSQEARDERGISNSLLRLSVGLENVDDLISDFENALSYVEEPVNA from the coding sequence ATGAGTTATTCTATAGATACACTTTTACTACACAACCAATATAAACATGACCAACAAACAGGAGCTGTTAACGTTCCCATCTATAACACATCAACATTCCATCAATTTGATGTAGATACGTTCGGGAAATATGACTATAGCAGGTCAGGGAATCCAACTCGTGAAGCTCTTGAAGATATCATTACTTTATTAGAGGGTGGAACAAAGGGATTCGCATTTGCATCAGGCATTGCAGCAATTTCTACTGCATTCCTCCTTCTTTCACAAGGTGATCACGTACTCATTTCAGAAGACGTATACGGAGGCACTTACCGAATGATAACTGAGGTTCTCTCCCGTTACGGTGTTTCACATACATTTGTTGATATGACTAATTTAGAAGAAGTAAAGCACAACATTAAACAAAATACAAAACTCTTTTATGTAGAAACACCTTCTAACCCACTTTTAAAGGTAACGGATATTCGCGCTGTTTCTAAGCTTGCAAAATCTATTGGCGCTCTTACCTTTGTTGATAATACATTTTTGACACCACTATTCCAGAAACCACTTGAACTTGGAGCAGATGTCGTTCTTCATAGTGCTACAAAGTTCATTGCTGGTCATAGTGATGTTACTGCCGGATTAGCGGTCGTAAAAGATTCCGAACTTGCTCAAAAAATTGGATTTTTACAAAATGCATTCGGCGCCATTTTAGGACCTCAAGATTGTTCTCTCGTGCTTCGCGGTCTAAAAACATTGCATGTACGTCTTGAGCATTCAGCTACAAATGCCAATAAAATTGCACATTATTTACAAGAGCATGCTAAAGTTCAAAACGTCTATTATCCTGGCTTACAAACACATCTCGGATTTGATATTCAACAATCTCAAGCTACATCAGCCGGAGCTGTCCTATCTTTCACTTTACAATCAGAAGACGCACTCCGCCAATTTCTATCAAAAGTAAAGTTACCTGTTTTTGCAGTTAGTTTAGGTGCTGTCGAATCGATCCTTTCCTACCCAGCTAAAATGTCACATGCAGCACTGTCGCAAGAAGCTCGTGATGAAAGAGGGATTTCTAATTCATTACTTCGTTTATCTGTCGGCCTTGAAAATGTTGATGATTTAATATCCGATTTTGAAAATGCCCTTTCTTATGTGGAAGAGCCTGTAAATGCATAG
- a CDS encoding bifunctional homocysteine S-methyltransferase/methylenetetrahydrofolate reductase — MKLLDLLSKGIVIGDGAVGTLLHSHGLQSSFEELNISDPDLIISIHKQYVAAGADVIQTNTYGANEAKLRMYGLENQVTEINRAAVKLAKASVTDRNAILGTIGGMKHIGAVTTTDMEREFMLLEQASALLEEQVDGLLLETFYDEFELLHAVQVLRKQTNIPIVAQLALHEAGTTQNGNDVNEILKRLIDYGANVVGLNCQLGPLHMTEAFKMISIPQNGYLSAYPNAGLPNYVEGRYVYEGSPAYFEAMTPKFIEQGIRLLGGCCGTTPEHIESMKRAILNVKPVIEKDTIQRPKVVHTHEKRSKAHVTLAEKAKKQTTVVVELDPPKTLDTQRFFEGARALKRAGADAITLADNSLASPRVSNMAMGALLTKHDIPVLTHLTCRDHNVIGLQSHLLGLSALGMEEVLALTGDPARVGDFPGATSVYDLSSIELIKMIKEMNDGRSILGKSIGPATRFSVGGAFNPHVRHLKAAVKRMERKIDAGAEYFLTQPIYDIALIEEVYEATKHLEQPIFIGIMPLISKRNADFLHFEVPGITLPEEIRERMDGHETKEAAIKEGIRISQELIDAAMKYFNGIYLITPFLKYEITEHLVKYVREKQEVKEGIN, encoded by the coding sequence GTGAAATTACTAGATTTATTATCAAAAGGAATTGTAATAGGTGATGGTGCGGTTGGGACGTTATTACATTCACATGGTTTGCAAAGTAGTTTTGAAGAATTGAATATATCTGATCCAGATTTAATTATATCGATTCATAAGCAATATGTAGCTGCTGGGGCAGATGTGATTCAAACAAATACGTACGGAGCAAATGAAGCGAAATTACGTATGTATGGTTTAGAAAATCAAGTTACTGAAATTAATAGAGCGGCAGTAAAACTGGCGAAAGCATCTGTGACAGATAGAAATGCAATTTTAGGAACAATTGGCGGTATGAAACATATTGGAGCCGTTACAACTACTGATATGGAAAGAGAATTTATGCTACTTGAGCAGGCAAGTGCATTACTAGAAGAACAGGTTGATGGACTGCTATTAGAGACTTTTTATGATGAGTTTGAATTACTTCATGCTGTTCAGGTGTTACGAAAACAAACGAACATCCCAATTGTAGCTCAATTAGCGTTACATGAGGCAGGTACGACTCAAAATGGAAATGATGTAAATGAAATATTAAAACGGCTTATAGATTACGGTGCAAATGTCGTTGGATTGAACTGCCAACTAGGGCCACTTCATATGACGGAAGCTTTTAAAATGATATCGATTCCGCAAAATGGTTACTTGTCAGCATATCCGAATGCAGGCCTCCCAAATTATGTGGAGGGACGTTACGTATATGAGGGGAGTCCAGCTTATTTCGAAGCGATGACACCGAAATTTATTGAGCAAGGCATTCGGTTATTGGGTGGTTGTTGTGGCACGACTCCAGAACATATTGAAAGTATGAAACGTGCCATTCTAAATGTTAAGCCTGTAATAGAAAAAGATACGATTCAAAGACCAAAAGTAGTTCATACACACGAGAAACGTTCGAAAGCTCATGTCACTTTAGCAGAGAAAGCAAAAAAACAAACGACAGTAGTAGTAGAATTAGACCCCCCGAAAACGTTAGATACGCAGCGTTTTTTTGAAGGAGCAAGAGCATTGAAAAGAGCTGGAGCAGACGCTATTACTCTAGCAGATAATTCATTAGCATCGCCTCGCGTTTCGAATATGGCAATGGGAGCGTTATTAACGAAGCATGATATTCCCGTATTGACGCATTTAACGTGTAGAGATCATAACGTCATCGGTCTACAATCTCATTTACTAGGCCTATCAGCATTAGGTATGGAAGAAGTGTTAGCTTTAACAGGTGATCCAGCACGCGTCGGTGATTTTCCAGGTGCGACTTCTGTATATGATTTGTCCTCTATTGAGCTCATTAAAATGATTAAAGAAATGAATGATGGGCGCTCTATTTTAGGGAAATCAATAGGTCCAGCAACAAGGTTTTCAGTGGGAGGGGCGTTTAATCCGCATGTAAGACATTTAAAAGCAGCGGTTAAGCGAATGGAACGGAAAATAGATGCTGGAGCGGAATACTTCTTAACTCAGCCGATTTATGATATCGCGTTAATTGAAGAAGTATATGAAGCAACAAAGCATTTGGAACAACCTATTTTTATTGGGATTATGCCATTAATAAGTAAACGGAATGCAGATTTTCTTCATTTTGAGGTGCCGGGTATTACACTTCCTGAAGAAATAAGAGAGAGAATGGATGGACATGAAACGAAAGAGGCAGCAATTAAGGAAGGGATTCGCATTTCACAAGAATTGATCGATGCGGCGATGAAATATTTTAACGGCATTTATCTTATTACACCATTTCTCAAATATGAAATTACAGAACACCTTGTTAAGTATGTGAGAGAAAAGCAAGAAGTGAAAGAAGGTATTAATTGA
- a CDS encoding ArsR/SmtB family transcription factor → MLETFQKEIELYESNAELLKVLAHPVRLCIVKGLIERGPSNVSTMYTGLNMPQSTISQHLAKLKSAKIVSSERKGLEIYYKVENETIIQLVRVLLG, encoded by the coding sequence ATGTTAGAAACCTTTCAAAAAGAAATAGAACTATATGAAAGCAATGCAGAATTATTGAAAGTGCTTGCTCATCCTGTTCGCTTATGTATTGTAAAAGGATTAATTGAACGTGGTCCAAGCAACGTTTCTACAATGTACACTGGCTTAAACATGCCACAATCTACAATTTCACAGCATTTAGCAAAGTTAAAGAGTGCTAAAATCGTTTCAAGTGAAAGAAAAGGATTGGAAATTTATTACAAGGTAGAAAACGAGACAATTATTCAACTCGTTCGTGTATTATTAGGTTAG
- the metI gene encoding cystathionine gamma-synthase/O-acetylhomoserine thiolyase, translated as MSTIETKLAQIGNRSETTTGTVNPPVYFSTAYRHEGIGKSTGFDYSRTGNPTRGLLEQAIADLEYGEQGYACSSGMAAVLLVLSLFRSGDELIVSEDLYGGTYRLFSEHEKKWNVRCRYVNTQSIKQIEQAITTETKAIFIETPTNPLMQVTDIAAVATVAKRHGLLLIVDNTFYTPYIQQPLTEGADIVIHSATKYLGGHNDVLSGLVVAKGKELCEEIAHYHNASGAVLSPFDSWLLIRGMKTLALRMRQHEENAKAVVAYLNDEDGVTDVFYPGRGGMISFRLKDETWINPFLQSLSLITFAESLGGVESLMTYPATQTHADIPEEIRTANGVCNRLLRFSVGIENSNDLIQDLQQAIKLVKEGVRI; from the coding sequence ATGTCAACTATCGAAACAAAACTAGCACAAATCGGAAATCGTAGCGAAACTACAACAGGAACGGTTAACCCACCTGTTTATTTCTCAACCGCTTATCGTCATGAAGGAATTGGTAAATCTACTGGCTTTGACTATTCACGAACTGGCAATCCAACTCGCGGCCTTTTAGAACAGGCAATTGCAGATTTAGAATACGGTGAACAAGGTTATGCCTGTAGTTCAGGGATGGCAGCTGTTCTCCTCGTCCTCTCCCTATTCCGCTCCGGAGACGAACTTATTGTATCTGAAGATTTATACGGGGGCACTTATCGATTATTTTCTGAGCACGAAAAAAAGTGGAACGTTCGATGTAGATACGTAAATACACAATCTATTAAACAAATTGAGCAAGCTATCACAACTGAAACGAAAGCTATTTTCATAGAAACTCCGACAAATCCATTAATGCAAGTTACTGATATTGCCGCTGTCGCAACTGTAGCGAAAAGACACGGACTACTTCTTATTGTAGATAACACATTCTACACGCCTTATATACAGCAGCCATTAACAGAAGGTGCCGACATTGTAATTCATAGTGCAACGAAATATTTAGGGGGACATAACGATGTCCTAAGCGGACTTGTCGTTGCAAAAGGAAAGGAACTTTGTGAGGAAATCGCTCATTATCATAATGCCTCTGGTGCAGTCTTAAGCCCATTTGACTCATGGCTATTAATTCGTGGTATGAAAACGTTAGCTCTTCGCATGAGACAACATGAAGAAAATGCAAAAGCAGTTGTTGCTTATTTAAATGATGAGGACGGGGTGACAGATGTATTTTATCCTGGAAGAGGCGGCATGATCTCATTTCGTCTTAAAGATGAAACATGGATTAATCCATTCTTACAATCTTTATCCTTAATTACATTTGCCGAAAGTCTCGGTGGTGTTGAAAGTTTAATGACATATCCAGCAACGCAAACACACGCTGATATTCCTGAAGAAATCAGAACAGCAAACGGTGTATGTAATCGTCTTCTTCGATTTTCCGTTGGCATCGAAAATAGTAACGATTTAATTCAAGACTTACAACAAGCCATTAAGCTTGTAAAAGAAGGTGTAAGAATATGA
- a CDS encoding cysteine hydrolase family protein, translating into MDTYADVLIVIDLQNGVCYSEEHLFDLQNLLTKVNKRISSYRKSNKPIIFVQHCDDDLVPEREPWAIHADLDVQEQDFFVRKTHANSFYKTNLKEILDQLSVQRIEFCGAQTEYCMDATIKFAHGIGYENFMVQKATSTLNNPFMSAKETIDFYENIWNHRFLKLIKEEG; encoded by the coding sequence ATGGATACTTATGCAGATGTTTTAATCGTTATCGATTTACAAAATGGAGTATGTTATAGCGAAGAGCATTTATTCGATTTACAAAATTTACTTACAAAAGTAAATAAAAGAATTTCTTCATACAGAAAATCAAACAAACCAATCATTTTCGTTCAACATTGTGATGATGATTTAGTACCTGAAAGAGAACCTTGGGCTATTCATGCTGATCTAGATGTTCAAGAACAAGATTTTTTTGTAAGAAAAACACATGCAAATTCATTTTATAAAACAAACTTAAAAGAAATTTTAGACCAATTATCTGTACAGCGCATTGAATTTTGTGGTGCCCAAACAGAATACTGTATGGACGCTACGATAAAATTTGCCCACGGGATAGGATACGAAAACTTCATGGTACAGAAAGCAACGTCTACGTTAAATAATCCATTTATGTCCGCAAAAGAGACAATTGATTTTTATGAGAATATATGGAACCACAGATTTTTAAAGTTGATAAAAGAAGAAGGCTAG